A portion of the Candidatus Nitrosotenuis aquarius genome contains these proteins:
- a CDS encoding cation:proton antiporter, which translates to MESHFVQVIISVCVLLFAAKLMAELFVRIRLPIVLGELLAGMIVGPFAIGAFLMFQGEHLVVLTEEVKILGEIGAIVILFMAGLEMTPKEFIRGGKASFTVGTLGVVVPFFVGFLVFQFFGFDALQAMLVATALTATSIAISVQVLSEFGKLKTPEARLIIGAAVIDDILAIAVLSVVTSIGGSGAEVDITDAVFTIFKVLAFFAAMAIAAIFLVPRMVNSKMWKASGSIEGIVTAAFFGAAGLAAWIGLSPILGSFVVGMALSTTKVFERVEHYIGKLGLIFAPLFFAIIGAQVDFRGINAEVLLIGAVIIGVAIATKLMGCSLPAMLFLKNKAQSRRVGIAMISRGEVGLIVAGVGLSSGVLMPNIYTTIVIMVAVTSLITPIWLKLEYRKDMQQNPATQN; encoded by the coding sequence ATGGAATCGCATTTCGTTCAGGTTATTATTTCTGTCTGTGTTTTGCTTTTTGCCGCCAAGCTCATGGCGGAATTGTTTGTCAGGATACGACTGCCAATAGTGCTTGGCGAGCTGCTTGCAGGAATGATAGTTGGACCGTTTGCAATTGGCGCATTTTTGATGTTCCAGGGAGAACACCTAGTTGTACTCACAGAGGAGGTAAAGATTCTGGGCGAAATCGGTGCAATAGTAATTTTGTTCATGGCTGGCCTGGAGATGACCCCAAAGGAATTCATCCGAGGCGGCAAGGCGTCATTTACTGTCGGAACGCTAGGCGTTGTGGTCCCATTCTTTGTCGGGTTTTTGGTATTCCAGTTCTTTGGCTTTGACGCATTACAAGCAATGCTGGTAGCAACTGCACTCACCGCAACAAGCATTGCAATTTCTGTTCAGGTACTAAGCGAATTTGGCAAGCTAAAAACTCCGGAAGCTCGACTTATCATAGGAGCTGCAGTAATTGACGACATTTTGGCAATTGCGGTATTGTCTGTTGTGACATCAATTGGCGGAAGCGGAGCCGAAGTGGACATCACAGATGCGGTCTTTACAATATTCAAGGTTCTGGCGTTCTTTGCAGCCATGGCAATTGCTGCGATATTTCTAGTTCCTCGCATGGTCAACTCGAAAATGTGGAAGGCAAGCGGAAGCATTGAGGGAATTGTGACTGCGGCGTTCTTTGGTGCTGCGGGCCTAGCTGCATGGATTGGTTTGTCGCCGATTTTGGGCTCGTTTGTTGTCGGCATGGCACTATCTACTACAAAAGTCTTTGAACGTGTGGAGCACTATATCGGAAAATTGGGTCTGATTTTTGCGCCATTGTTCTTTGCAATAATCGGCGCCCAGGTTGATTTCCGTGGAATAAATGCAGAAGTGTTGTTAATTGGCGCAGTAATAATTGGTGTTGCAATAGCTACCAAGCTGATGGGATGTAGTCTGCCTGCAATGCTGTTTTTGAAAAACAAGGCCCAGTCAAGGCGGGTTGGAATTGCGATGATTTCCAGAGGCGAGGTAGGCCTCATTGTTGCAGGAGTCGGCTTGTCCAGCGGAGTATTGATGCCAAACATTTACACTACTATTGTAATCATGGTAGCAGTAACGTCACTGATTACACCGATTTGGTTAAAGCTGGAATATCGAAAAGACATGCAGCAAAATCCCGCCACTCAGAATTAG
- a CDS encoding elongator complex protein 3 — MPSATFSQACVEISQNLLSIQDATKDQIKSQIKKICTKYALERIPKNHEILSTVSGNDYTRLQKILLKKPVKTASGVAVIALMPKPYACPHGRCTYCPGGIEFNSPNSYTGNEPSTINAIENQYDPKKQIINKLDKLVAYGHDPSKMELVIVGGTFLFMPKDYQTNFIKSCYDALNGFDSTTLEEAKQANETAQIRNVGFTIETKPDYCKEEHIDMMLDYGVTRIEIGVQSLQESVYKIVNRGHTYSDVVESFQISKDAGYKIVAHMMPGLPTVTPETDISDFKKLFSDDSLKPDMLKIYPSLVLQHTPMYQDYLQGKYTPYSDDDMIHVLMELKKNIPRWVRIMRVQREIGPNEIIAGPKSGNLRQIVLERLKKHGMACKCIRCREVGFTTQPQQETRLRREDYTSSGGEEVFLSYDDSLDRIYGFLRLRKPSSKAHRKEITQEACIVRELHVYGKSLKIGEREDGQIQHSGLGKNLMSEAEKISREEFDARKLLVISAVGTREYYRKIGYTLDGPYMAKKLE; from the coding sequence ATGCCCAGCGCAACATTTTCACAAGCATGTGTAGAGATTTCACAAAACCTCCTCTCAATACAGGATGCCACAAAAGACCAGATCAAATCGCAGATAAAAAAAATCTGCACAAAATATGCCCTGGAGAGAATCCCAAAGAACCACGAGATACTGTCTACAGTTTCCGGAAATGATTACACTAGGCTGCAAAAAATATTGCTAAAAAAACCAGTCAAGACAGCATCTGGTGTTGCAGTGATTGCATTGATGCCAAAGCCATATGCATGCCCGCACGGCAGATGCACGTATTGTCCCGGCGGAATTGAATTTAATTCTCCAAATTCCTATACCGGTAATGAACCGTCAACGATTAACGCAATTGAAAACCAGTACGACCCAAAAAAACAGATCATAAACAAGCTTGACAAGCTTGTAGCATACGGCCACGACCCATCCAAGATGGAATTAGTTATTGTCGGCGGGACATTTCTTTTCATGCCAAAGGACTATCAGACAAATTTCATAAAATCATGTTATGATGCTCTAAATGGATTTGACTCTACCACTCTTGAAGAGGCAAAACAAGCAAACGAAACAGCACAAATCCGCAATGTCGGGTTCACTATAGAGACAAAGCCGGACTATTGCAAGGAAGAACATATCGATATGATGCTTGACTATGGAGTCACCAGAATTGAAATTGGCGTGCAGAGCCTGCAAGAATCGGTGTATAAAATTGTCAACCGCGGCCACACATACTCTGATGTAGTGGAATCGTTCCAGATTTCAAAGGATGCAGGCTACAAGATAGTAGCGCATATGATGCCAGGACTGCCCACAGTCACTCCTGAAACTGACATTTCGGATTTTAAGAAACTGTTCTCAGATGATTCGCTAAAACCAGACATGCTCAAGATTTACCCGTCGCTTGTATTACAGCACACACCAATGTACCAGGACTATCTACAGGGAAAATATACGCCATACTCCGATGATGACATGATCCATGTCCTAATGGAATTAAAGAAAAACATTCCAAGGTGGGTAAGAATAATGCGGGTCCAGAGAGAGATTGGCCCAAATGAAATCATTGCTGGGCCAAAATCAGGCAACCTGCGACAAATAGTGCTTGAGAGACTCAAAAAGCACGGCATGGCCTGCAAGTGCATTCGATGTCGTGAAGTTGGATTTACTACACAGCCACAGCAAGAGACCAGACTCCGCCGGGAAGACTATACCTCGTCTGGCGGAGAGGAAGTGTTTTTGTCATATGATGATTCGCTGGACAGAATATACGGATTTTTGAGATTGCGCAAGCCAAGCTCCAAGGCTCACAGAAAAGAAATAACGCAAGAGGCCTGCATTGTACGGGAGCTGCACGTATATGGAAAATCACTCAAAATTGGAGAGCGAGAAGATGGACAAATACAACACTCTGGTCTGGGCAAGAACCTAATGAGTGAGGCAGAGAAGATCTCGCGCGAAGAGTTTGATGCCAGAAAACTCTTGGTAATATCTGCAGTAGGCACCCGCGAATATTATAGAAAAATTGGATACACTTTAGATGGTCCATATATGGCAAAAAAACTAGAGTGA
- the lysS gene encoding lysine--tRNA ligase, translating into MSEEEKIIIGKGTWIDKLASEMIEREERLGRDTKLLKVESGLGASGIPHIGSLGDAVRAYGVKLALENLGYKSDLIAYSDDLDGLRKIPEGLPETLSEHIAKPVSLIPDPFGCHDSYGMHMSSILLDGLDKLGIKYNFIRARDTYKNGLLRDQIHTILINSEKIGNKIAELVGQEKYQKFLPYYPVCAKCNRLYTAQSYEYDQERRVVKYRCVEAEIGSKMLKGCGHEGEADISKDLGKLAWKVEFAARWHAFDIRFEAYGKDIMDSVKVNDWVSEEVLGHPPPHHVKYEMFLDKGGKKISKSAGNVVTSQKWFRYGTPKSMLLLLYKRITGARELGFEDIPALMDEYNEIEDVYFGKIKLENEAKLLKTRGLYEYTNLLNPPKTPPTHVNFRLLIELCRIFKEDRKSLVTKKLIDYGSIKNSEPHIEQLIELAGNYADDFEDEEAAKIEINSETKTALSKLVTILESDRDPEDLQNTIYNIAKENNVQPKDFFMVLYQIIINASRGPKIGPFIMDIGRKKVAQTISKHI; encoded by the coding sequence TTGTCAGAAGAAGAAAAAATAATCATAGGTAAGGGAACCTGGATTGACAAGCTTGCATCAGAGATGATAGAGCGAGAAGAGCGGTTGGGGCGAGACACAAAACTGCTCAAAGTAGAGTCAGGCCTTGGCGCATCCGGCATTCCGCATATTGGTTCACTTGGCGATGCGGTTCGAGCCTATGGAGTCAAGCTTGCACTGGAAAATCTAGGCTACAAGTCTGATTTGATAGCATATTCTGATGATCTGGATGGCCTCAGAAAGATTCCAGAGGGCCTGCCAGAGACACTATCAGAACATATTGCAAAGCCAGTGTCTCTAATTCCTGACCCGTTTGGGTGCCATGACTCCTATGGAATGCATATGAGCAGCATTCTACTTGACGGATTGGATAAGCTGGGAATAAAATACAATTTCATTCGGGCCCGAGACACTTACAAAAACGGCCTGCTTCGCGACCAAATCCATACAATTCTTATCAATTCTGAAAAAATTGGAAACAAGATCGCAGAACTGGTAGGTCAGGAAAAATACCAGAAATTTTTGCCTTACTATCCCGTTTGTGCAAAATGCAACAGGCTGTACACTGCGCAGTCATACGAGTATGACCAAGAAAGGCGAGTTGTAAAGTACCGATGCGTCGAAGCAGAGATTGGATCAAAAATGCTCAAGGGTTGCGGCCACGAAGGAGAGGCAGACATTTCAAAGGACTTAGGAAAACTTGCATGGAAGGTAGAATTTGCCGCAAGATGGCATGCATTTGACATTAGGTTTGAAGCATACGGCAAAGACATCATGGATTCAGTCAAGGTAAACGACTGGGTATCTGAGGAAGTATTAGGCCATCCGCCACCGCACCACGTAAAATATGAAATGTTTTTGGACAAGGGCGGCAAGAAAATCTCAAAATCTGCAGGAAATGTCGTTACATCACAGAAATGGTTCAGGTATGGAACGCCAAAGTCCATGTTACTATTACTATACAAAAGAATCACAGGTGCGCGCGAGCTAGGCTTTGAGGACATTCCGGCATTAATGGATGAATACAACGAGATAGAGGACGTCTATTTTGGAAAAATAAAGCTGGAAAATGAGGCAAAGCTGCTCAAGACCAGAGGATTGTACGAGTACACAAATTTGCTAAACCCGCCAAAGACCCCTCCGACGCACGTCAATTTCAGATTGCTAATAGAATTATGCAGAATCTTCAAGGAAGACAGGAAAAGTCTGGTGACAAAAAAGCTCATCGACTATGGCTCTATCAAAAACTCCGAGCCCCACATTGAGCAGCTAATCGAGCTAGCAGGAAATTATGCAGACGACTTTGAGGATGAGGAAGCTGCAAAAATAGAAATCAATTCTGAAACCAAAACGGCACTCTCCAAGCTTGTCACAATATTAGAATCAGACAGGGATCCAGAAGACTTGCAGAACACAATTTACAACATTGCCAAAGAGAACAATGTCCAGCCAAAGGACTTTTTCATGGTATTATACCAGATAATAATCAACGCAAGCCGCGGACCAAAAATCGGGCCGTTCATCATGGATATTGGAAGAAAAAAAGTGGCGCAAACAATATCAAAGCACATCTGA
- a CDS encoding SHOCT domain-containing protein → MSLSQPKTKANTCIFCGDAHKVPAKCSYCGFKFCDEHIKTENHQCGKTRYAEYVRKTDADTIPNLASGQFFVVCDMCGYRSSSGSLIEFAGEELVQHMQIVGCSGHTYLEEVGKSPQFHPQSIPVKKEDPIATPVPSPPSKDNIVDQLAKLAVLKDTGTLSDEEFLFIKKEILKQLR, encoded by the coding sequence TTGAGCCTATCGCAACCCAAGACTAAAGCAAATACCTGCATATTTTGCGGAGACGCCCACAAGGTGCCGGCAAAGTGCAGCTACTGCGGATTCAAATTCTGTGATGAGCACATCAAAACAGAGAATCACCAGTGCGGAAAGACACGATATGCAGAATATGTGCGCAAAACTGACGCAGACACAATCCCCAACCTTGCCTCAGGCCAGTTCTTTGTGGTATGCGATATGTGTGGTTACAGATCCTCTAGCGGATCTCTAATCGAATTTGCAGGAGAGGAGCTAGTCCAGCATATGCAAATAGTTGGCTGCTCTGGACACACCTATCTTGAAGAGGTAGGAAAATCCCCGCAATTTCACCCTCAATCCATCCCAGTCAAAAAGGAAGACCCGATTGCAACACCGGTTCCATCTCCTCCAAGCAAGGACAATATTGTGGATCAGCTTGCAAAGCTTGCAGTGCTCAAGGACACCGGAACACTATCCGATGAGGAGTTTTTGTTTATCAAAAAAGAGATTCTAAAGCAGCTACGCTAG
- a CDS encoding DM13 domain-containing protein, with protein sequence MNKKIIIGIIIAVIIPVATYTGAPLFFDVTTDEPIPEITSTITTTDGTTTSTIEEPVLIASGQFIGVNDGIHNAEGQAKVLKLADGQQLLRLEDFKSTNGPDLYVYLATDDTAQDYVSLGELKANIGNQNYEIPEGTDLTKYNTALIWCKQFSVLFGSAEISS encoded by the coding sequence TTGAACAAAAAAATAATCATAGGGATAATAATTGCCGTAATAATTCCAGTTGCCACATACACTGGTGCGCCATTGTTCTTTGACGTTACCACGGATGAGCCAATTCCGGAAATTACCAGCACGATAACTACAACCGATGGCACGACAACCTCTACTATTGAAGAACCAGTGCTAATTGCATCCGGACAATTCATAGGAGTAAACGACGGAATCCACAACGCGGAAGGACAAGCAAAGGTGCTCAAGCTGGCAGACGGACAGCAACTGCTTCGACTGGAAGATTTCAAGTCGACCAACGGTCCGGACCTGTATGTGTATTTGGCAACTGATGACACAGCACAAGACTATGTCAGCCTGGGTGAGCTGAAAGCAAACATTGGAAACCAAAACTACGAGATTCCAGAGGGAACTGATTTGACAAAATACAACACTGCACTGATCTGGTGCAAGCAGTTCTCTGTATTGTTTGGCTCTGCAGAAATTAGTAGCTGA
- a CDS encoding DM13 domain-containing protein gives MLRTVTISVIIGTFLIGSYYVVAASYVQPKQQNKLGMALSDIRPDLTYEKFIGLDEDEKSFLIQTMPSSTRNLILEEARERPSFAAESKDIMTEISGSSELRMIKLTPVSGVKGYDAGGQAAVYVSGKTTFLRLQDFGIASGIDQKLYLTKDGTIETGIEIGPLRASQGDQNYDISGIDHDTYNTLVIYSKPFDLYYGYAKFVKPEG, from the coding sequence ATGCTCAGGACAGTCACCATATCTGTAATAATTGGAACGTTTCTGATAGGCTCGTATTATGTTGTGGCGGCGTCCTATGTGCAGCCAAAACAACAAAACAAGCTTGGTATGGCATTGTCTGACATACGGCCAGATCTGACATATGAAAAATTCATTGGGCTAGACGAGGATGAAAAGTCGTTTCTGATACAAACAATGCCATCTAGTACAAGAAATCTCATACTGGAAGAGGCAAGGGAGAGGCCAAGCTTTGCAGCAGAAAGCAAAGACATCATGACAGAAATCTCTGGATCATCTGAGCTTCGCATGATCAAGCTTACCCCGGTAAGCGGTGTAAAGGGGTATGATGCAGGCGGGCAGGCAGCTGTCTATGTCTCTGGCAAAACCACGTTTCTGAGACTGCAGGACTTTGGGATAGCAAGCGGAATTGATCAAAAACTATACCTGACCAAAGATGGCACAATAGAAACGGGAATAGAAATCGGCCCACTACGTGCATCACAGGGGGACCAAAACTATGACATTTCAGGAATAGACCACGACACATACAATACTCTGGTCATTTACAGCAAGCCGTTTGATCTATACTATGGCTATGCCAAGTTTGTCAAGCCTGAAGGCTAG
- a CDS encoding DUF72 domain-containing protein — protein MLVNVGCTGWGYDGWQGPFYPKNLPRSDFLRHYSSIFDVTEVNSTFYAIPSDMMVKKWNSETPNHFKFTAKLPQIITHDNRLANPSPHLEQFLQSMKFLGTKFLLSVVQLPPSLSFEEVRPKLEQLQSYFPENNYVIEGRHQSWFSDSAIRYLTDKKICLVWSDVAGIQNTAPLTSDFVYLRLIGDRTIQEKDFGKLQKDRTAQMKSWIEKIQQIQDKISYAVIMANNRYEGFGPVTANKLRLLLGMEGLSFADKRQKTLFGKP, from the coding sequence ATGCTAGTCAATGTCGGCTGCACTGGATGGGGCTATGATGGTTGGCAGGGACCGTTTTACCCAAAAAATCTGCCTAGGTCGGATTTTCTGAGGCATTATTCTTCGATTTTTGATGTAACCGAGGTAAACTCGACATTTTATGCAATACCAAGTGATATGATGGTGAAAAAATGGAACTCGGAGACACCAAACCACTTCAAGTTCACGGCCAAGCTCCCGCAAATTATAACACATGATAACAGGCTGGCAAATCCCTCGCCGCATCTAGAGCAGTTTTTACAATCAATGAAATTCCTTGGCACAAAATTTCTCCTGTCCGTGGTGCAGCTTCCACCATCGTTGTCATTTGAAGAGGTAAGGCCAAAGCTGGAACAGCTGCAGTCGTATTTTCCAGAGAATAATTATGTCATAGAGGGAAGACACCAATCCTGGTTTTCAGACTCTGCAATACGATATCTCACTGACAAGAAGATCTGCCTTGTCTGGAGTGACGTTGCAGGAATACAAAACACGGCGCCACTGACGTCTGACTTTGTCTATTTGAGATTAATTGGTGACAGAACCATTCAGGAAAAAGACTTTGGCAAGCTGCAAAAAGACAGGACAGCACAAATGAAGTCCTGGATTGAAAAAATACAGCAGATCCAAGACAAGATTTCCTATGCAGTAATAATGGCAAACAATCGATACGAAGGCTTTGGCCCTGTGACTGCAAACAAGCTTAGGCTGTTGTTGGGGATGGAGGGGCTGTCATTTGCCGACAAAAGGCAGAAGACGCTCTTTGGCAAGCCTTAA
- a CDS encoding J domain-containing protein, whose amino-acid sequence MVESNYDILGLKPSATQREIRDAFRKLILDHHSDRGGDEEIVKKIIQAYEDLKAGKAYPDTEDERLKKAKVYTGDSEEERKRRNLVLSGDVAREMKAAQDWVALLQRDNAAGSRLFGSKELGEVEFAREKTGDLSIKGKIWAGTLTYAGTINMSGSITSPYFAYAEENKTRITITNGNFVLVDPLKNNFIIEHGVKITAENGDILVGNVTGIKETMQDPQGRVGLYITKEHFTELRAPRGKVVISNARETVFLDADTVVVNNLINNVKVRAKHLIMFGTTMNYNCEITLLQGGSMTFHDEGSGFALSDDATIVLENGKRFKFRELKTSNMVGNGRQITYETLDSLGKKEKQPGSRFGFGLFKKK is encoded by the coding sequence TTGGTTGAAAGCAATTATGATATCTTGGGGCTAAAGCCCAGCGCAACTCAAAGAGAAATCCGGGATGCATTTCGCAAGCTTATCCTAGACCACCACTCCGACAGAGGCGGGGACGAGGAGATTGTCAAAAAAATCATCCAGGCATACGAGGACCTCAAGGCAGGAAAAGCCTATCCTGATACGGAAGATGAAAGGCTCAAAAAAGCCAAGGTCTACACGGGTGACTCCGAGGAGGAAAGAAAGAGGCGAAACTTGGTTTTATCAGGCGATGTGGCGCGAGAGATGAAGGCAGCCCAGGACTGGGTTGCATTACTGCAACGCGACAATGCGGCAGGCTCTAGGTTGTTTGGCTCAAAAGAATTGGGCGAAGTAGAGTTTGCGCGAGAAAAGACAGGGGATCTATCAATCAAGGGAAAAATCTGGGCAGGCACACTCACATATGCTGGAACGATTAACATGTCTGGTAGTATAACCAGCCCGTATTTTGCATATGCCGAAGAGAACAAAACCAGAATAACAATAACAAACGGAAACTTTGTCCTAGTTGATCCTCTAAAAAATAATTTCATTATCGAGCACGGAGTCAAAATAACTGCAGAAAACGGCGACATTCTGGTGGGCAATGTCACCGGCATCAAGGAAACAATGCAGGACCCTCAGGGCAGAGTCGGGCTATACATAACAAAAGAGCATTTCACGGAGCTGCGCGCACCAAGGGGCAAAGTCGTAATATCAAACGCAAGGGAAACCGTATTCTTGGATGCAGACACCGTAGTGGTAAATAACCTGATAAACAATGTCAAGGTCCGAGCAAAGCACCTCATAATGTTTGGAACGACAATGAACTATAACTGCGAAATTACCCTACTGCAAGGAGGCTCTATGACATTTCATGACGAGGGTTCCGGCTTTGCGCTATCTGATGATGCAACCATAGTCTTGGAAAACGGCAAGCGATTCAAGTTCCGCGAGCTAAAGACATCAAACATGGTGGGAAACGGCAGGCAAATCACATATGAAACCCTTGACAGTCTCGGCAAAAAAGAAAAACAGCCAGGCTCTAGGTTCGGCTTTGGACTGTTCAAGAAAAAATAA
- a CDS encoding radical SAM protein yields MEIMGRGPKQILQEAPCYFHILTKFAGYRLFGKKSPLYGSADIINVCNLHCTHCYWWLNRKENEELTLDQWKEIIEKKFKKNHVFIITLVGGEPTLRPDVVELFINEFPKRVCLVTNGTRPLKKYDKIYFYWISIDGTQDIHNKIRGDMAHQTTKKNVLDYIQQNGPKAYKDIWITMTINSQNYHTIPDVIEEWRPYSNKIGFQFHTPFAKGDPLWMPFGPERTKVIDGILAMRDKYRDYIINPPSQLELMKKNWGGRGTVPVDCPTWAILSVDHMGREKRPCCIGSAESDSMKPICEDCGLGCYSVLVGYGMKG; encoded by the coding sequence ATGGAGATAATGGGAAGAGGACCTAAACAAATACTACAAGAGGCCCCGTGCTATTTTCATATACTGACCAAGTTTGCCGGATACCGACTCTTTGGCAAAAAAAGCCCGCTTTACGGCTCGGCAGATATAATCAACGTCTGCAACCTTCACTGCACGCACTGCTACTGGTGGCTAAACAGAAAGGAAAACGAGGAGCTCACGCTAGACCAGTGGAAAGAAATAATTGAAAAAAAATTCAAGAAAAACCACGTCTTTATCATTACCTTGGTTGGAGGCGAGCCGACACTGCGGCCGGACGTAGTGGAATTGTTCATAAACGAGTTTCCAAAGCGAGTCTGCCTTGTCACAAACGGCACTAGGCCGCTAAAAAAATACGACAAGATCTATTTTTACTGGATTTCAATTGACGGAACGCAAGACATACACAACAAGATTAGAGGTGACATGGCGCACCAAACCACAAAAAAGAATGTCCTGGATTACATCCAGCAAAACGGGCCAAAGGCATACAAGGACATTTGGATTACAATGACGATAAACTCGCAAAACTATCATACTATACCAGATGTCATAGAGGAGTGGCGCCCATATTCAAATAAAATAGGCTTCCAGTTCCACACCCCGTTTGCAAAGGGCGATCCGCTGTGGATGCCGTTTGGCCCAGAGAGAACTAAAGTCATTGATGGTATACTTGCAATGCGGGACAAATACCGCGACTATATCATAAACCCGCCCAGCCAGCTGGAACTAATGAAGAAGAACTGGGGAGGCCGGGGAACTGTACCAGTTGACTGTCCCACTTGGGCGATTCTTTCCGTGGATCATATGGGAAGAGAAAAGCGACCATGTTGCATTGGCAGCGCAGAAAGCGACTCTATGAAGCCAATCTGTGAGGACTGCGGCCTAGGCTGCTATTCTGTTCTAGTCGGCTATGGGATGAAGGGCTAG
- a CDS encoding TRAM domain-containing protein: MHEFICNISYMDFDEGHKESGGVKMSFDDNSGRRDNRRFGGGYRGGGGGRRFNNDRQFDDRPKPVETGKEYDVSITETSRQGDGIARVDGFVIFVKGGQPGQETKIKVTQVGRRFATAELAQ, encoded by the coding sequence ATGCATGAGTTCATATGCAACATCTCATACATGGATTTTGACGAAGGTCATAAGGAAAGTGGAGGTGTAAAGATGAGTTTTGACGATAATTCCGGACGACGTGATAACAGACGTTTCGGTGGCGGATACAGAGGCGGCGGAGGCGGCAGACGTTTTAACAACGACAGACAGTTTGACGACCGACCAAAACCAGTAGAAACTGGCAAAGAATACGATGTATCAATTACTGAAACATCCAGACAAGGCGACGGAATAGCAAGAGTAGATGGATTTGTCATATTTGTGAAAGGCGGACAGCCAGGCCAAGAGACCAAAATCAAGGTAACACAAGTAGGCAGACGATTTGCAACAGCTGAACTAGCACAATAA
- a CDS encoding MIP/aquaporin family protein — protein sequence MISGRSWFAEALCTFALVFFGPLSIIVSSTMFGDSLNLEGLLIISLAHGGAIGLMVYAFGHVSGAHINPAVTIPMMITKRISIVNGIGYIVFQCIGAIIAAFTLKAIFPVLGAKVNFGTQGGPSDLLGNSAMSGFALELVFTFFLVTVIFMTAVHKKAPAGMYGLVIGGMIFLLHLVGIPLTGASMNPARTLGPALASGYWDFHWIYWAGPIIGGIIAGLIMHYVFVKKAETSTA from the coding sequence ATGATATCCGGAAGATCCTGGTTTGCAGAAGCACTGTGCACATTTGCACTGGTGTTCTTTGGACCGCTTTCTATCATAGTGTCATCTACAATGTTTGGCGATTCTCTGAATTTGGAAGGATTATTGATTATATCTCTGGCACACGGAGGCGCAATCGGCCTGATGGTCTATGCGTTTGGCCATGTTTCTGGTGCGCACATCAACCCAGCAGTTACTATACCCATGATGATTACTAAAAGAATCAGCATAGTAAACGGCATTGGGTATATCGTGTTCCAGTGTATAGGTGCCATAATTGCGGCATTTACACTAAAGGCGATATTTCCGGTACTTGGAGCCAAGGTGAACTTTGGAACGCAAGGAGGACCGAGTGATCTGCTTGGAAACTCTGCAATGTCTGGCTTTGCATTGGAGCTGGTCTTTACGTTCTTTTTGGTTACTGTGATCTTCATGACTGCCGTGCACAAAAAGGCGCCTGCTGGAATGTATGGTCTGGTAATAGGCGGAATGATATTTTTGCTGCACTTGGTTGGAATTCCACTGACTGGTGCATCAATGAATCCTGCAAGGACTCTGGGCCCGGCACTGGCATCTGGCTATTGGGACTTCCACTGGATTTATTGGGCAGGTCCAATCATTGGTGGAATCATTGCAGGCCTGATAATGCACTATGTCTTTGTCAAAAAGGCAGAGACTAGCACTGCATAG
- the bcp gene encoding thioredoxin-dependent thiol peroxidase yields MLAEGDKIPSFELKDADGNTVKSSEFKGKKFVVYFYPRDFTPGCTIEADEFSKEYKKFQKIGATIIGISTDSVESHKKFVEKMGIPYVLLSDPESEVSKKFGVWGKKQFMGKEYMGIQRSTFLIDEKGKIFKVYPSVKPRGHAEEVLAALK; encoded by the coding sequence ATGCTAGCAGAAGGTGACAAGATACCAAGTTTTGAATTAAAAGATGCAGACGGAAATACAGTCAAATCCTCAGAGTTCAAGGGAAAAAAATTCGTAGTCTATTTTTATCCAAGAGATTTCACACCGGGCTGCACAATAGAGGCAGACGAGTTCTCCAAGGAATACAAGAAATTCCAAAAAATAGGCGCAACCATAATAGGAATATCGACTGACAGCGTCGAGTCGCACAAAAAATTCGTAGAGAAAATGGGCATACCATACGTGTTATTATCAGATCCAGAATCCGAGGTATCAAAGAAATTCGGTGTCTGGGGCAAAAAACAGTTCATGGGAAAAGAATACATGGGAATCCAGAGGAGCACCTTCCTCATTGACGAAAAGGGAAAAATCTTCAAGGTCTATCCCAGTGTAAAGCCAAGGGGCCATGCAGAAGAAGTCCTAGCTGCCCTGAAATAA